One window from the genome of Parasteatoda tepidariorum isolate YZ-2023 chromosome 8, CAS_Ptep_4.0, whole genome shotgun sequence encodes:
- the LOC107450841 gene encoding troponin C, which yields MVEELSKEQVEMLKKAFDMFDKDKKGSIETTVVSTILRTLGQSFVESELKELITEIDVDGSGELEFDEFLALTSRFLVEEDSEAMQEELREAFRMYDKEGNGYINVIDLREILRALDDKLTEDELDEMIAEIDTDGSGTVDFEEFMEMMTGD from the exons tgttgaAGAAAGCCTTCGACATGTTCGACAAAGACAAGAAAGGTTCGATTGAGACGACTGTCGTTTCAACCATCCTCAGAACTCTTGGACAGTCCTTCGTAGAAAGTGAACTAAAAGAACTCATAACAGAAATAGACGTCGACG GTAGCGGTGAGTTGGAGTTCGATGAGTTCTTGGCCCTGACATCGAGGTTTCTGGTGGAGGAAGATTCTGAGGCGATGCAGGAAGAATTGAGGGAGGCATTCCGTATGTACGACAAGGAGGGGAACGGTTACATCAATGTTATTGACTTGAGGGAAATATTGAGGGCACTCGACGACAAACTCACAGAAGACGAGTTGGATGAGATGATTGCAGAAATTGACACTGATGGATCAGGAACCGTCGACTTTGAGG agTTTATGGAAATGATGACTGGTGATTAA